In Periophthalmus magnuspinnatus isolate fPerMag1 chromosome 9, fPerMag1.2.pri, whole genome shotgun sequence, the sequence cttgtgactgtaatgttgtttgagagacttgtttaacagcacaaactagctcacctgttgtagttccaattaagtcagttctttatggtcagattgtgttaaatgaaagctcagattaagcctcagacagagcatgcctacaattagcatcacacccccagggaatgctgatgacatcagctgcaaactaTAAATATCAGGcctatacatttacataaaaacaaatatatatctgtactttgctacttttttttttttttttttttttttttaaactcttatACAGTGCATTGGTTGTAATGACTCCTCCAGGCCGCACGAGGCAGAACCTTTTCACCAAAACCAAAGAAATGTTAATGTGGagcaacaacagcagcgacCGAGAATTTAGAAAAAACACTTCTAAAACTCAAGATCTGCAGAATTTActcttgatgtttttttgtttttttctatcctCAAATGAAAGGTTGTCTTTTCAGGATGTCACTTTAGTGTGGGTGAGCGAGCTCGGATGCGGCGCAGATGAGTGGGTTTGGGTCTTAGTTAGCATCGATGTGGGAAAACAAGCCCAAGTTAACCATTTCAACACGACCAAAGTGTTAGTTTGCAGGTGTGCCAGGAAAATAACATCATGACCGGTGAGTGAGAGGCTCATACTATCAACTTAAACCCATGTTATCTCAAAAATAGTGCAAATTGAGAATAATATAGCACTAGGACACGTCCATCCCATACCACACCTCTAAAGCTTGTTTATTATGACATAACTGAGGCCTATTCCCACGTATGTTTATGttgatgtatgtgtgtatgtatgctaACTTTAATTATTGATTACAGTGTTATttcttttacaattattcttttTACCGTATATATCTACAGTGAGctacggagtataagggtcaagTGAAGAAAAATGCGGGtgttacgagaataaagtcgtaacatTTCGACATcaaagtcataattttacaagaataaggttgtgtgggaggttgagcgttaccaactagatatagtcagctccacgcacagtttgggctctgaaATCCAACTTCTCCAGTGGGTTGGGCTCTCCACTCCTTTAGCGTTGCCTCTGGGGAGAGGAGAGCTGGTGCAGACTTgtttattgccccacagctcagccgctacGTGTTGGAGTTTACCCCAGTGAACAAGAGGACCGCGTCCCTGCGCCGTCGGGTCAgtgacaggtctctcactgttgtgtcggcctatgggccaaatAGCAGTGTAGTGTACCCGGCCATCTTGGAGTCCCAGGGAGGAGTACTggacagtgcaccgaccggggactaagtaagggatgctgtcaggctgaaggGCTCCTATTGAGACTTGTTTGCTTGTGGGACACCTGAGACAGCTGATGGGTtgtggtcacagaggcaaaaattcagggttgggaggagttcggggatgCCATGGAGGACGACTATTGGTAGGCCTCAAAGAAATGGAAGAACCACTTTGAAGATCTCCTCAATCCTATTGCCttgtcttctgaggaggaagcagcgACTCAGGACTCTaaggcggactcatccatcaccctacTGAAGTCACTGACGTGCTTGGGAATATGCTCTGTACTCTTCACCGAGTGCTTGAGGGCTACCAACCAGTCTACATGTGCTCTATGGATCTAGAGAAGGCATTCAGCTGTGCCCCCTGTAGTGTCCTTTTGGGAGATGCTCCGGGAGCATGGGGTCTGAGGCACTTGCTAATGGCCCTTTATGGCCAGAGCAGGAGCTATGtttgcattgccagcagtaagtcagcactgttcccagtgcatgatGGACTCTGCCAGAGCTGCCCTTTGCCatcagttctgttcattgtttttatggacagaatttccaGGCACAGGGGGCCAGAAGATGTCCGGttcatctcatctctgctgtttgcagatcaTGTTGGCCTGATAGCTTCATTGAACCAGGACCTACAACATGCACTGGTGgcgtttgcagccaagtgtggctgggatgaaaattAGCTCCTCCAAAGCCATGAGTCTAGACCATCAAAGGTGGCTttccctctccaggtgggtggagagtatCTTTCTCAACTgctatctcagggtcttgttcacctgtgagggaaggatggagtgtgagattgacaggaggatcagtgcagcatctgcagtgatgggGTTGCTAcatcggactgttgtggtaaagaaagagCTGAGTTGAACGATAAATCCCTCAATTTAACAGTCAACATATGTTAGTTACAGTCCTACAGTCACTTATGGTCATAAGCTCTGGGCAATGATTGAAAGGACAAGGCTGTAGATACAAGTAGTTGAAACgagtttcctccgtagggtggctgggtgctcacttagagatagggtgaggagcttggaaTAAAtccactggacacactggagggactatgtctctcctctgacctgGAAATGCCTTGGGAGCACAGCCTGTGTCCTGCCTAATGAGCCCCAGGGAGGAGTCATTGATGTTACTGGTGTGTATGAGCGGAGAGGTTGGCTACGACATTAATCcaaaaatattacaactttattctcgtaaaattacaaCCTTACTCTTGTAAATGAATGAGAATAAAATTGAAGCCAGAAAAAGTCATACTTTTACAACTTTAAGTAGAAAtgttacaactttattcttgtagcacctgcattattttattttataaaattttattcatttattgacTCTTACTCTGTTGTACTGAGCCACCATGACCATACAATTTCCCTTCTATCAATAACATTGTAATTCTTGATCTATTGCCTTTGTTCAGATGATGTGGTCTTGCTGGCTGTACCTGTCATCCGGCAGGAGTTTCACTGGGACTGTGGCTTGGCCTGCTCCAAAATGGTCCTAAAGTGAGTAGTCAAAGTAACAATTCAGAAGTATAAATTCGTATTTTGTAGTGACATGTCaatgggggtgttctacatgtatgcctatggtggaatgttcatcagttactATGGTGACAGACTGCACACACTAGCAACTACAACACTGTCAGCATTTTTTAAGACCgtaaactcaagaaaaaatacagagtgGATTTTTTTGGTCACATTTAGCAGATTAGATATGCGTTCTATAAACAACAAAGTATTTTGTGTCCATACTCCAGGGTTCACTCTTTTATGTAAATTGTGAACTctttagtttagacctctacagtAATTTCCTGAAATATAGgatatttttcaaaaaaaattCAGGTCAAAGTTTGGTCTCTCAGATGAGGACAGTTGACAGAATATAACTAAATGTTACACTTGATTATTTCAGTGACAAGAcctgtgatggaaatttaagtatatgagttgtgaagaaaatattcttatcataACTCTTTGTGTGCTCTGAGTGAGACAGACTGACATTTACACATTAACATATGTGAACGTACTGTTCACATCCTCCAGGAAAGCCTTTTCTGTCTTATCTGTCCtcaggtgtaaaagttcattatctcatgggtgtgaaacaaaagtcactctgttttgaaatgtatgtatctTTGTAATCCTAGTATAAATACTCACAGTTTAGATGCTCGGGAGGGACTAGGGGGAGAAATGCTCTAAGGGAGGGACTCATACTTGCTTGGGACGCTGCAAGGCTACTGGCCCTGGGCCCTGTCATGTCCATGTTTGTTGTGACAAAGAATAAACTTTTTTTGTCAGCAACCCAACCCAATTCTAAATACAGACCTGCCCAGAACTGTAGATACTTTCCATCCATAGTACATATCTGAATTGACAAAATCCTACTGTGCGTTTTACAGATATTTGCAGAGAGTAGATGATGACCAGTTTCAGAGAGCATGCTGGGAGCTCAAACTGACGGAGAGCGTTTGGACCATTGACTTGGCGTACCTCATGTCCCACGTTGGGGTCCGCCACTGCTTCTGCACTCAGACCCTGGGAGTAGACAAGGGTTTCAGAAACCAGGTTCAGCTCTGCACAACAGTCACAATAGACAGAAATTACTTTAAATGACTCATAGCTTGATATTTAATCCACAGGCTTTTTATAAGAAACATTTTGACACTGAGGAAGACAGAGTGAATGATCTCTTTTTGAaagcagagagcaaaggagtTGTAGTGAAGAAATGGTATGTAACCTGTTCAAATTAGTATataatttcaatactagttACAATAACAATTGGTTAAAAAGCACCCTGGCTAGCCATCTGACGTGCTCTACAGAGGCACACTGTCGACGAACTGATACCCACAAACTATCTATAGAAaattattagattattattacatttctgAAAAACTGTATGGAGACAGTGGCACAATTGCGCATTATTCAATAAAGTCTTGTTTTTCCTGCTCTCCCTGCAGCTCTGTGTCAGTGCAGGAGATCCAGTCCCACCTGCAGCAGGGCCACGTGGCCATAGTCCTGGTGAATGCTGTGGTGCTGTCGTGTGAGCTGTGtgcggctccagtcaaatactGCTGCTTTCTCCCGGTGGGACAGAAGTGCTTTTGTAGGAAACCAGAGTACCAAGGTCACTTTGTGGTGGTCTGTGGCTTTAACCGGACATCTGATAGCATCTACTACAACAATCCAGCTTACTCAGATCGTAAGTCACTCATTCCTGGTGCACGATGTGACCTTTCTGTCACTTGCCTTCCTGAAATGTCCCACGTTATGGCATTAAAAGCATCTATTTTATATCTGTTCAATTACAGGcattgtattgctcaaaaataccttgaaaaacatacatttttattggaaATTGggtccatagatctgacctctaacttggtGACCTGGTGGTGCAACCTGCTAGTccccatagagatagatatgtttgttgccatattgtggagcattctagaaaaatgcaatagcatctccatagaggaggaccttccaccagaaaaagtgaCTTAGCACACCGCCTCATTAGTAATACACATACAGTATCCCATTTTACTACCTACTAAAATATGTGGATCTTGTGTCACAAATAAttgattcattatttatttctgtCCCCATTGCTTTTTTGGTTTCTTGAGTAGGAGTTTGCAGCACCAGTGTTGGAAACTTCGAAGAGGCTCGACGAAGTTACGGCACAGATGAAGATATCCTTTTGATTTATAAAGACCACTGATGGATCCAGGATTTTTAGTTTATTCAAGTATTAAAGACTGTACATCTTCAGGCCT encodes:
- the gucd1 gene encoding protein GUCD1; its protein translation is MTDDVVLLAVPVIRQEFHWDCGLACSKMVLKYLQRVDDDQFQRACWELKLTESVWTIDLAYLMSHVGVRHCFCTQTLGVDKGFRNQAFYKKHFDTEEDRVNDLFLKAESKGVVVKKCSVSVQEIQSHLQQGHVAIVLVNAVVLSCELCAAPVKYCCFLPVGQKCFCRKPEYQGHFVVVCGFNRTSDSIYYNNPAYSDRVCSTSVGNFEEARRSYGTDEDILLIYKDH